The following proteins are encoded in a genomic region of Methylobacterium tardum:
- a CDS encoding DNA-packaging protein translates to MLALSATGRLPDFLETLPPALLRALAGDWLHQARADQLPPAESEPWTTWAVIGGRGSGKTRTGAEWVDALTRGDPAFTPESVGRIALVGETHLDVRDVMVEGPSGLLALQRRGRTRPVWSPSRRRLEWENGAVALAFSAEEPDALRGPQFGAAWCDEAAKWRQPEATFDMLQFGLRLGVRPRNLVTTTPRPVPLIRRLLADPRTVVSRARTQDNAHNLAPDFLERVVGRYAGTRLGRQELDGELIADRDDALWDRTALEAARVGAAPDLGRIVVAVDPPAASGARSDACGIVAAGRAGTHAYVLADASFARASPQAWAGAALALYHRLRADALVVEVNQGGEMAAAVLAQCDPAVPVTRVHATRGKYLRAEPVSLLYARGLVHHVGAFPALEDELCDFIFCLLRCCV, encoded by the coding sequence ATGCTGGCTTTGTCGGCGACCGGGCGTCTGCCTGACTTTCTCGAGACCCTGCCGCCGGCGCTGCTCCGGGCGCTCGCCGGCGACTGGCTGCACCAGGCCCGGGCGGACCAGCTCCCGCCGGCCGAGTCCGAACCCTGGACCACCTGGGCGGTGATCGGCGGCCGCGGCAGCGGCAAGACCCGCACCGGGGCCGAATGGGTCGACGCGCTCACCCGCGGGGATCCGGCCTTCACGCCCGAGTCGGTCGGGCGCATCGCGCTGGTGGGCGAGACGCATCTCGACGTGCGCGACGTGATGGTGGAGGGGCCGTCCGGGCTCCTCGCCCTGCAGCGCCGCGGCCGTACGCGGCCGGTCTGGTCGCCGAGCCGGCGGCGGCTCGAATGGGAGAACGGCGCGGTCGCACTCGCCTTCTCGGCGGAGGAGCCCGACGCGCTCCGCGGCCCGCAATTCGGCGCCGCCTGGTGCGACGAGGCAGCCAAGTGGCGCCAGCCGGAGGCGACCTTCGACATGCTGCAATTCGGGCTGCGCCTCGGCGTCCGCCCGCGCAACCTCGTGACCACGACGCCGCGGCCGGTCCCGCTGATCCGCCGCCTGCTCGCCGATCCGCGCACCGTCGTGAGCCGGGCGCGCACGCAGGACAACGCGCACAATCTCGCGCCGGACTTCCTGGAACGGGTGGTCGGCCGCTACGCCGGCACCCGCCTCGGCCGCCAGGAACTCGACGGCGAACTCATCGCCGACCGGGACGACGCCCTGTGGGACCGCACCGCCCTGGAGGCGGCCCGGGTCGGGGCCGCACCGGATCTCGGACGGATCGTCGTGGCGGTCGATCCGCCGGCCGCCTCGGGGGCGCGCTCGGATGCCTGCGGGATCGTCGCCGCCGGCCGGGCGGGCACCCACGCCTACGTGCTGGCCGATGCGAGCTTCGCCCGCGCCAGCCCGCAGGCCTGGGCGGGGGCGGCGCTGGCGCTCTATCACCGGCTCCGGGCCGACGCCCTGGTGGTCGAGGTCAACCAGGGCGGCGAGATGGCCGCCGCCGTGCTGGCCCAGTGCGACCCCGCCGTGCCGGTGACGCGGGTGCACGCCACGCGCGGCAAGTACCTGCGGGCCGAGCCGGTGTCGCTGCTCTACGCCCGCGGTCTGGTCCACCATGTCGGGGCATTCCCGGCGCTGGAGGACGAGCTGTGCGATTTCATCTTCTGTCTCCTAAGATGCTGTGTTTAA
- a CDS encoding tyrosine-type recombinase/integrase, whose product MILPKGVHKVISRGREYYYFQAGRGTEHAGSRVRLPDDPQTPEFWIAVRQAQGMDAATGAGTVNALIDAYETSPAFLDPETLSDGTRALYRRMLRIARTAWGELPAARLRPVHVQAIMDGLAQSKGKANTFLGTMRALSAWARARGQIDDSLTEGVKPYPVTGGHKPWTTAQIASALDELSGTIRRGVFLYLYTGQRGSDVVRLGWTDVDEGGFTIRQRKTGREVWCPIVPELAAEMASWDRRPGPFLLQPNGKPYSRKRFSIHFAEAREEIPALAGVTLHGLRCTAVVRLRRLGLSVGQIGDISGMSLAMIERYCRFADKKASGKAALLSLSGTAGEPNCKTLENRKTKPF is encoded by the coding sequence GTGATCCTCCCTAAGGGCGTTCACAAGGTCATCTCGCGGGGCCGGGAGTACTACTACTTCCAGGCTGGCCGCGGGACTGAGCACGCCGGCTCGCGGGTACGGCTACCTGACGACCCGCAAACTCCTGAGTTCTGGATCGCAGTTCGCCAAGCTCAAGGCATGGATGCTGCGACCGGCGCAGGTACCGTCAATGCCTTGATCGACGCCTACGAGACGTCGCCGGCCTTCCTCGATCCGGAAACCCTGTCCGACGGGACGCGCGCTCTCTACCGCCGCATGCTGCGCATCGCGCGCACGGCTTGGGGCGAGTTGCCGGCCGCTCGACTGCGACCGGTTCACGTGCAGGCGATCATGGATGGCCTCGCTCAATCTAAGGGCAAGGCCAACACCTTCCTCGGAACGATGCGAGCCCTCTCGGCTTGGGCCCGTGCTCGCGGTCAGATCGACGATAGCCTGACCGAAGGTGTGAAGCCCTACCCGGTGACGGGAGGCCACAAGCCTTGGACGACGGCACAGATCGCCTCAGCTCTCGATGAACTGAGCGGCACGATCCGCCGCGGTGTGTTCCTCTACCTCTACACGGGGCAGCGCGGCTCAGACGTTGTGCGGCTGGGCTGGACCGACGTGGACGAGGGCGGGTTCACGATCCGTCAGCGCAAGACCGGACGAGAGGTTTGGTGTCCGATCGTGCCGGAGCTGGCCGCCGAGATGGCTAGCTGGGATCGCAGGCCCGGGCCGTTCCTGCTCCAGCCGAACGGCAAGCCTTACAGCCGAAAGCGCTTCTCCATCCACTTCGCGGAAGCGCGTGAGGAAATCCCGGCGCTTGCCGGAGTGACACTCCACGGACTGCGCTGCACGGCCGTGGTTCGCCTGCGCCGCCTCGGCCTCTCAGTCGGGCAGATCGGCGACATCAGCGGGATGAGCCTCGCGATGATCGAGCGGTACTGCCGCTTCGCCGACAAGAAGGCCAGCGGCAAGGCCGCGCTGCTCTCCCTCAGCGGAACAGCCGGTGAACCCAACTGTAAAACGCTGGAAAACCGTAAAACAAAACCTTTTTAA
- a CDS encoding YfdX family protein, which translates to MSAALVLTTILGGSAYAAEQAAQPMAANQTAIDKDVGKLSKDGAQGFRDLQLTRLAIFEADPAQAKDMIGKAQAAFAKAKTDDAVFTKAEADLKTQAAMAGHKAMATKTEAAPAAKTAVAWVPVDAQLVLGDDFVATPEKASAVTEANKNLAKGDQTGALEKLKLAHVDVNFTMAVLPLDKTVADIDQAATLIGQGKYYEANAVLKSAQDGIRFDVIDAVALPQKATAATADKTAPQATGTTTGAKNGR; encoded by the coding sequence ATGTCCGCGGCGCTCGTGCTCACCACCATCCTGGGCGGATCGGCCTACGCGGCCGAGCAGGCCGCCCAGCCGATGGCGGCGAACCAGACGGCGATCGACAAGGATGTCGGCAAGCTCTCGAAGGACGGGGCGCAGGGCTTCCGGGATCTCCAGCTCACCCGACTGGCGATCTTCGAGGCCGATCCCGCCCAGGCCAAGGACATGATCGGCAAGGCGCAGGCGGCCTTCGCCAAGGCGAAGACCGACGACGCGGTGTTCACCAAGGCGGAGGCCGACCTCAAGACGCAAGCCGCCATGGCCGGCCACAAGGCCATGGCGACCAAGACCGAGGCCGCGCCGGCCGCCAAGACGGCGGTCGCCTGGGTGCCGGTCGACGCGCAGCTGGTCCTGGGCGACGACTTCGTGGCCACGCCCGAGAAGGCCTCGGCCGTGACCGAGGCCAACAAGAACCTCGCCAAGGGCGACCAGACCGGGGCGCTGGAGAAGCTCAAGCTCGCCCATGTCGACGTGAACTTCACCATGGCGGTGCTGCCGCTCGACAAGACCGTGGCCGATATCGACCAGGCGGCGACGCTGATCGGGCAGGGCAAGTATTACGAGGCCAATGCGGTCCTGAAGTCAGCCCAGGACGGCATCCGCTTCGACGTGATCGACGCGGTCGCCCTGCCGCAGAAGGCCACGGCCGCCACCGCCGACAAGACGGCGCCGCAGGCCACCGGGACGACGACGGGTGCCAAGAACGGTCGGTGA
- a CDS encoding PepSY-associated TM helix domain-containing protein encodes MAFGRFPSWRTVFRKVHLWLGIGLTLLIVPISLTGLVLVFDDEIDAALNPGLYATTGAAVARSADAYLRSASEAVGGQAAVLRWPHAEGGPVTVVVRLQPASAMEGRGPGVGGAANRSGRPGEPGGNRRPPSRLVYLDPPTAAVLGVKDLRNSLIGQIHVFHENLMVPEYSGRDIVGWTGVALLLLSVTGLILWFPRNGRFARALAWRRGPATSINLHHLAGFWISIPLGLMALTGIVLAFPPQASAVLNAFDAPRPPVRRPGGDPLMPQPLLTAERALALGTGAAAPEAPRLLAVPSTVTKAWRLEVQAADGTRHAVSIDDATGQTTLEPAQRRGDAIGAWMRRVHQGRADGPVWAALAGLCGALPTLLAITGVLMWLRKRRNRAALRNDATAFPDRRLISAENA; translated from the coding sequence ATGGCATTTGGACGATTCCCTTCCTGGCGTACGGTGTTCCGGAAGGTGCACCTGTGGCTCGGGATCGGCCTGACGCTCCTGATCGTGCCGATCTCGCTCACCGGGCTTGTCCTGGTGTTCGACGACGAGATCGACGCGGCCCTCAATCCCGGCCTCTACGCGACCACCGGCGCGGCTGTTGCGCGTTCCGCGGACGCCTATCTGCGCAGCGCGAGCGAGGCCGTGGGCGGCCAGGCGGCCGTGCTGCGCTGGCCGCACGCAGAGGGCGGCCCGGTCACGGTGGTGGTCCGTCTCCAGCCCGCGTCGGCGATGGAGGGGCGTGGACCCGGGGTTGGCGGCGCGGCGAACCGGAGCGGCCGGCCCGGAGAGCCGGGCGGCAACCGGCGCCCGCCCAGCCGCCTCGTCTATCTCGACCCGCCGACGGCCGCGGTGCTGGGGGTCAAGGACCTGCGCAATTCGCTGATCGGGCAGATCCACGTCTTCCACGAGAACCTGATGGTGCCCGAATATTCCGGCCGCGACATCGTCGGCTGGACCGGCGTGGCGCTGCTCCTGCTGTCGGTGACCGGGCTGATCCTCTGGTTCCCGCGCAATGGACGCTTCGCGCGCGCCCTGGCCTGGCGGCGCGGCCCGGCGACGAGCATCAACCTGCACCACCTCGCGGGCTTCTGGATCTCCATCCCTCTGGGATTGATGGCGCTCACCGGGATCGTGCTCGCCTTCCCGCCGCAGGCCAGCGCGGTCCTGAACGCGTTCGACGCGCCGCGACCGCCCGTCCGGCGTCCCGGCGGCGATCCCCTCATGCCGCAGCCGTTGCTCACGGCGGAACGGGCCCTCGCGCTCGGGACGGGGGCGGCTGCGCCGGAGGCGCCCCGCCTGCTCGCCGTCCCCAGCACCGTTACGAAGGCGTGGCGCCTGGAGGTTCAGGCCGCCGATGGGACCCGGCACGCGGTCAGCATCGATGATGCGACGGGACAGACGACGCTGGAGCCGGCGCAACGCCGCGGCGACGCGATCGGCGCCTGGATGCGGCGCGTGCACCAGGGCCGCGCGGATGGCCCGGTCTGGGCGGCTCTGGCCGGTCTCTGCGGGGCACTGCCCACGCTGCTGGCGATCACCGGCGTGCTGATGTGGCTGCGGAAGCGGCGCAACCGGGCGGCGCTGCGGAACGACGCGACCGCGTTTCCCGATCGGCGCCTGATCTCAGCCGAGAACGCCTAG
- a CDS encoding ABC transporter substrate-binding protein: MIRRRTLLAGLGAGLVVGPLSGARAQGAPVTIRMGSLKLIHSIAPSFYERFTPAGVTVEVVPFESPTECKNAVVTKSVDFGTFGIAAATLGAAAGEPVVVIASTCNRGMAVIAKKDSEIRTIKDLRGKRVAIWPGSTQEVFVLERMRMEGLSVKDITPVRVSFSEMHIALARGDVDAYVGAEPGPGVSLASGVGQLAEYPYGTEMGALNMVFGAHRDTLAERPDLVRTMLEIHRKATDFAARDRDAMIAMAVAKLGQKREALELSAPNVELTWRLGPDEVRQAQAYAQHMLVLKQIKRLPEPGFIDTRFVDAMGRA; this comes from the coding sequence ATGATCCGCCGCCGCACCCTCCTGGCCGGTCTCGGAGCCGGCCTCGTCGTCGGACCCCTGTCCGGCGCCCGCGCCCAGGGCGCGCCCGTGACGATCCGGATGGGCTCGCTCAAGCTGATCCACTCGATCGCGCCGAGCTTCTACGAGCGCTTTACCCCCGCGGGCGTGACCGTGGAGGTGGTGCCGTTCGAGAGCCCGACCGAGTGCAAGAACGCCGTCGTCACCAAATCGGTGGATTTCGGCACCTTCGGCATCGCCGCCGCGACGCTGGGTGCCGCGGCCGGCGAGCCGGTCGTGGTGATCGCGTCGACCTGCAATCGCGGGATGGCGGTGATCGCCAAGAAGGATTCCGAGATCCGGACCATCAAGGACCTGCGCGGCAAGCGGGTCGCGATCTGGCCCGGCAGCACCCAGGAAGTCTTCGTCCTGGAGCGGATGCGCATGGAAGGCTTGTCCGTGAAGGACATCACCCCCGTCCGGGTCTCCTTCTCGGAGATGCACATCGCGCTCGCCCGCGGCGACGTCGACGCCTATGTCGGCGCCGAGCCGGGACCGGGCGTCAGCCTCGCCTCGGGCGTCGGCCAGCTCGCCGAGTATCCCTACGGCACCGAGATGGGCGCCCTGAACATGGTGTTCGGCGCCCATCGCGACACGCTGGCCGAGCGGCCGGACCTAGTCCGGACCATGCTGGAGATCCACCGCAAGGCCACGGATTTCGCGGCCCGCGACCGCGACGCGATGATCGCCATGGCGGTGGCCAAGCTCGGACAGAAGCGCGAGGCGCTCGAGCTCTCGGCCCCGAATGTCGAGCTGACCTGGCGCCTCGGACCGGACGAGGTCCGGCAGGCGCAGGCCTACGCGCAGCACATGCTGGTGCTCAAGCAGATCAAGCGCCTGCCTGAGCCCGGCTTCATCGACACCCGCTTCGTCGACGCAATGGGGCGGGCGTGA
- a CDS encoding DNA-binding protein: MTSENSDLYGVTIEMETARRALRMGRDSFAAAVKAGEIPSVKVGKRHKILGVPFRRMVGLPERAPVAEAVAA, translated from the coding sequence ATGACCAGCGAAAATTCCGATCTGTACGGCGTGACTATTGAGATGGAGACGGCACGCCGCGCGCTGCGCATGGGCCGGGACAGCTTCGCCGCCGCCGTGAAGGCGGGCGAGATCCCAAGCGTGAAGGTTGGCAAACGCCACAAGATCCTAGGCGTGCCGTTTCGTCGGATGGTCGGCCTGCCTGAGCGGGCGCCCGTGGCCGAGGCTGTCGCCGCCTGA
- a CDS encoding LysR family transcriptional regulator translates to MKHLRTVTYVAEIARAGSIRRAAERLNLTPSALTRQIQDLEYELGTPIFERLPQGMRLNAAGELFARHIRDQVADLDRVRSQIADLSGVRRGHVALACSQAFVTQVVPEEVEAYRARFPQVGFTVQVRDHAQAVTALAAFEADLALILQPPPSAELHLLYSGHQTLCALMRSGHPLAVEAGPVRLRDCLAHALALPDHSLAIRHHIEQALARRGVELRPAVESGSLELLRNLTLREDVVSLQIPSGIPEDPRLHSRPIDTRDLTPMTLVLAQLRGRSLSVAAAKFADQLVVRLNRDSA, encoded by the coding sequence GTGAAGCATCTGCGCACCGTCACTTACGTCGCCGAGATTGCCCGGGCCGGCTCGATCCGGCGCGCCGCGGAGCGGCTCAACCTGACGCCATCGGCCCTGACGCGGCAGATCCAGGATCTCGAATACGAGCTCGGCACGCCGATCTTCGAGCGCCTGCCGCAGGGGATGCGGCTCAACGCGGCCGGCGAACTCTTCGCCCGCCACATCCGCGACCAAGTGGCGGATCTCGACCGGGTGCGCTCGCAGATCGCCGACCTGTCCGGGGTGCGGCGGGGCCACGTGGCACTGGCGTGCAGCCAAGCCTTCGTCACGCAGGTCGTGCCGGAGGAAGTCGAGGCCTACCGGGCCCGGTTTCCCCAGGTCGGCTTCACCGTGCAGGTTCGCGACCACGCGCAGGCGGTGACGGCTCTCGCAGCCTTCGAGGCGGATCTCGCCCTGATCCTGCAGCCGCCCCCCTCGGCGGAGCTGCACCTCCTCTATTCCGGTCACCAGACTCTGTGTGCGCTAATGCGCAGCGGCCACCCGCTGGCGGTGGAGGCGGGGCCGGTGCGGCTGCGCGACTGCCTCGCCCATGCCCTGGCGCTGCCCGACCATTCGCTGGCCATCCGCCACCACATCGAGCAGGCGCTCGCCCGGCGGGGCGTCGAGCTCCGGCCGGCCGTCGAGTCGGGCTCGCTGGAACTCCTGCGCAACCTCACCTTGCGGGAGGACGTGGTCAGCCTGCAGATCCCCAGCGGCATCCCGGAGGATCCGCGCCTGCACAGCCGCCCGATCGATACGCGCGACCTTACGCCAATGACGCTGGTCCTGGCGCAGCTGCGCGGACGGTCGCTGTCGGTCGCCGCGGCCAAGTTCGCCGATCAGCTCGTCGTTCGGCTCAATCGCGATTCTGCCTGA
- a CDS encoding helix-turn-helix domain-containing protein translates to MPLTGAHPAETRAAALRLLRETDLSIAAIAARVGASARTVWHWNVRAGWPRPPRRRWILTARWPAARRAALLRLLGASGADPADIAEVLGLDRPGPEALVWAFGPALAPAVRARLDQPPVDPAILRAQLCGHIARQIATFDAALSRETPALRDSARVLRDLGGLKRLLDTVGADGERSGAGERSDDGTEPDLPALRAEIARRYAGFVGDRASA, encoded by the coding sequence ATGCCGCTCACCGGTGCCCACCCCGCCGAGACCCGCGCGGCAGCCCTGCGCCTCCTGCGCGAGACCGATCTCTCCATCGCGGCGATCGCGGCCCGGGTCGGCGCGAGTGCCCGGACGGTCTGGCACTGGAACGTGCGGGCCGGCTGGCCCAGGCCGCCGCGGCGGCGCTGGATACTGACGGCGCGCTGGCCGGCGGCGCGCCGGGCCGCTTTGCTGCGCCTGCTCGGCGCGTCGGGCGCCGATCCCGCCGACATCGCCGAGGTGCTGGGCCTCGACCGCCCCGGCCCGGAGGCTCTGGTCTGGGCCTTCGGGCCGGCGCTGGCGCCGGCCGTCCGCGCGCGCCTGGACCAGCCGCCGGTCGATCCGGCAATCCTGCGGGCGCAGCTGTGCGGCCACATCGCCCGGCAGATCGCCACGTTCGATGCGGCGCTGAGCCGGGAGACGCCAGCTTTGCGCGACTCGGCCCGGGTGCTGCGCGATCTCGGGGGGCTCAAGCGGCTCCTCGACACGGTCGGGGCGGATGGCGAGCGGAGCGGTGCGGGGGAGAGGAGCGATGACGGCACCGAGCCCGACCTGCCCGCCCTGCGCGCGGAGATCGCGCGACGCTATGCTGGCTTTGTCGGCGACCGGGCGTCTGCCTGA
- a CDS encoding TonB-dependent receptor produces MSRITMKKQELIAELFSVEQDGAGSAFDNAPGPRAPGLARLSQAALGAASLAFVAAPAAGQETLSVVMDQLDVTTSGPATGSPYNPRQLQLQRLPTPILDTPQSITVVPQQLIQDQRDSTLVETLRNVPGITMFGGEGGTQGDNINIRGYSARNDFYRDGVRDPGWYTRDTFSIESVEVLKGPSSFLFGRGSTGGVVNVTSKLPFLAADKVQIDASGYSAPGARVTGDINSVLGDSAVRLAFVANDTDVAGRDHINTTRFGVAPSIRANLTPDDQVTVSYIYQKDNNIPDYGIPVLPGAYFGTYYGQPAPVAKNTYFGRLSPGFSDTERVDAHIGTLQYKHTFDQDWSITNTTRYSLIDRFVRVRGVQVNATNLYGQASGGVPLSGAALFMRPLGNLYVNNTNDFQNHTTNTLFTNQTDLVGHAETFGLQHTLLSGIELSQETRDQYRTNIAGGSRVNVGFPSPYPASPGTIPATSTDTYAVGDTVGVYASDQVKINRYLEILGGLRYDDLTVRQHAATVRSGTYNETGPLNATTPYDVVNKVQFVSWRTGAVVHPVDNASVYFMYGTSFDPSSEYLTITGGQQNLNPTTNETYEAGAKYDLFDSQLSLTGAVFQVTQQNAIEAVDQANGIYATVGTTRVQGFELGIAGKLTDAWSVFGGYTYLDGRVLKSARNTAGAFVTTPGNVLANTPHNTFSLTSTYVVLPGLTVGGSAYYVGERFTSAANTALVPGYWRLDALAVYKLTESAALQLNVYNIANTKNFETVSGFGSATPGPGRTVVLTARLTF; encoded by the coding sequence ATGTCTAGAATTACTATGAAGAAGCAGGAACTGATCGCCGAGCTGTTCTCGGTTGAGCAAGATGGGGCCGGCTCCGCATTCGACAACGCACCTGGACCGCGTGCGCCGGGATTGGCGCGCCTGTCGCAGGCTGCGCTCGGCGCGGCGTCCCTGGCCTTCGTGGCAGCTCCCGCCGCGGGGCAGGAGACCCTGTCGGTCGTGATGGATCAGCTCGACGTCACGACGTCGGGGCCCGCCACGGGCTCACCCTACAATCCCCGGCAGCTCCAGCTTCAGCGGTTGCCGACCCCGATCCTCGATACGCCCCAGAGCATCACGGTCGTCCCGCAGCAGCTCATCCAGGACCAGCGCGACTCGACGCTCGTGGAGACGCTGCGCAACGTGCCCGGCATCACGATGTTCGGCGGCGAGGGCGGCACGCAGGGCGACAACATCAACATCCGCGGCTACTCCGCCCGCAACGACTTCTATCGCGACGGCGTTCGCGATCCGGGCTGGTACACCCGCGACACGTTCAGCATCGAGAGCGTCGAGGTGCTGAAGGGACCGTCCTCGTTCCTGTTCGGGCGCGGCTCGACCGGCGGCGTCGTCAACGTCACCAGCAAGCTGCCGTTCCTCGCCGCCGACAAGGTCCAGATCGACGCCTCGGGCTACAGCGCCCCGGGGGCGCGCGTCACCGGCGACATCAACTCGGTTCTGGGCGACTCGGCGGTCCGCCTCGCGTTTGTCGCCAACGACACCGATGTTGCCGGCCGCGACCACATCAACACCACGCGCTTCGGCGTCGCGCCCTCGATCCGGGCCAACCTGACGCCGGACGATCAGGTGACGGTCAGCTACATCTACCAGAAGGACAACAACATCCCCGATTACGGCATCCCGGTGCTGCCGGGCGCCTATTTCGGGACGTATTACGGGCAGCCGGCGCCGGTGGCGAAGAACACCTATTTCGGCCGTCTCAGCCCGGGCTTCTCCGACACCGAGCGGGTGGACGCCCATATCGGCACTCTGCAGTACAAGCACACCTTCGATCAGGACTGGAGCATCACCAATACGACGCGTTATTCGCTGATCGACCGGTTCGTGCGCGTCCGCGGTGTTCAGGTCAACGCGACGAACCTGTACGGGCAGGCATCCGGTGGCGTGCCGCTGTCCGGCGCGGCGCTGTTCATGCGCCCGCTCGGCAACCTGTACGTGAACAACACCAACGATTTCCAGAACCACACCACCAACACGCTGTTCACGAACCAGACCGATCTCGTCGGCCACGCCGAGACGTTCGGCCTCCAGCACACGCTGCTGAGCGGGATCGAGCTGAGCCAGGAGACCCGCGATCAGTATCGGACCAACATCGCGGGCGGTTCGCGCGTCAATGTCGGCTTTCCCAGCCCGTATCCGGCCAGTCCGGGCACGATTCCAGCGACCAGTACGGACACGTACGCCGTCGGCGACACGGTCGGCGTCTATGCGAGCGATCAGGTCAAGATCAACCGCTACCTCGAGATCCTGGGCGGCCTGCGCTACGACGATCTCACGGTCCGCCAGCACGCCGCGACCGTCAGGTCGGGAACCTACAACGAGACCGGGCCGCTGAACGCGACCACGCCGTACGACGTCGTCAACAAGGTCCAGTTCGTCAGCTGGCGGACGGGCGCCGTCGTCCATCCGGTCGACAACGCCAGCGTCTACTTCATGTACGGAACCTCGTTCGACCCGTCGAGCGAATACCTGACGATTACCGGCGGACAGCAGAACCTCAATCCGACGACCAACGAGACCTACGAGGCCGGCGCGAAATACGATCTGTTCGACAGTCAGCTCAGCCTGACCGGCGCCGTGTTCCAGGTGACCCAGCAGAACGCCATCGAGGCGGTCGACCAGGCCAACGGCATCTACGCGACGGTCGGCACGACGCGGGTCCAGGGGTTCGAGCTCGGCATCGCGGGCAAGCTCACCGACGCCTGGAGCGTCTTCGGCGGCTACACCTATCTGGACGGCCGGGTTCTGAAGAGCGCCCGGAACACGGCCGGCGCCTTCGTGACGACGCCGGGCAATGTTCTCGCCAACACGCCGCACAATACCTTCTCGCTGACCAGCACCTACGTCGTCCTGCCGGGCCTGACGGTCGGCGGCAGCGCGTATTACGTCGGCGAACGGTTCACCAGCGCAGCGAATACAGCATTGGTGCCCGGTTACTGGCGGCTCGACGCGTTGGCCGTCTACAAGTTGACCGAGAGCGCGGCCCTGCAGCTCAACGTCTACAACATCGCCAATACGAAGAACTTCGAGACGGTGTCGGGCTTCGGTTCGGCCACGCCGGGTCCGGGCCGCACCGTCGTGCTCACGGCCCGCCTGACCTTCTGA
- a CDS encoding Fe2+-dependent dioxygenase, protein MLVHIPQVLSADQVARCRTIMDQAAWTDGRVTAGFQSAQVKKNLQLPEDAPEAQELGGMVMLALKRSPLFLSAALPHTVFPPLFNRYDSGMTFGAHIDNAIRQSLDGQRIRTDISATLFLSGPDEYDGGELTVEDTYGSHAVKLPAGDLVIYPADSLHNVTPITRGSRVASFFWIQSLIRDRTRRALLFDLDTSIRHLTRDVPGHDALVALTGTYHNLLRQWAET, encoded by the coding sequence ATGCTCGTCCATATCCCGCAGGTCCTGAGCGCCGATCAGGTTGCCCGGTGCCGGACCATCATGGACCAGGCGGCCTGGACCGACGGGCGGGTGACCGCCGGGTTCCAATCGGCGCAGGTCAAGAAGAACCTTCAATTGCCGGAGGACGCTCCCGAGGCCCAGGAACTCGGCGGCATGGTGATGCTCGCGCTCAAGCGCAGTCCGCTGTTCCTCTCGGCCGCCCTGCCGCACACGGTCTTCCCGCCGCTGTTCAACCGGTACGATTCCGGCATGACGTTCGGCGCCCACATCGACAACGCCATCCGCCAGTCCCTGGACGGCCAGCGCATCCGTACGGATATCTCGGCGACGCTGTTTCTCAGCGGACCGGACGAGTACGACGGCGGCGAGCTGACCGTGGAGGACACCTACGGCAGCCATGCCGTCAAGCTGCCGGCCGGCGACCTGGTGATCTACCCTGCGGACAGCCTGCACAACGTCACGCCGATCACCCGGGGCTCGCGCGTGGCGTCGTTCTTCTGGATCCAGAGCCTGATCCGCGACAGGACCCGGCGGGCCCTGCTGTTCGACCTCGACACCTCGATCCGGCATCTAACCCGCGACGTGCCGGGGCACGACGCGCTCGTTGCTTTGACGGGCACCTACCACAACCTGCTTCGGCAATGGGCCGAGACCTGA